A segment of the Chryseobacterium scophthalmum genome:
TTGTTTCTGCGGTTTTGCAATACTATCATTTTAAATATTATATTGATGAAGAAAACGAGGAATTCGTCATTCATGAAGGAATCATTAACACATCGGTAACTAAGATTAAAAAAGAAAATATTCAGGAAGTTAATATTTCACAGCCTTTTGTTCATCGGTTTTTTAATATCTACAAACTCGAAATCGATACGCCGGGAAGCTCTGAAAAAGAAGTCAAAATTTCGGCACTAACAAAACAGAATGCAATTGACCTTAAAAAATATCTTTTAACAGAAACTCGACTCGAAAACAGTTTAAAAGAAGATGTTGAAATTACCGAAAATCAGGAAGTTGAAAAGCTTCGTTCCATTGAAATTTCAACGCTCAGTATTTTAAAATACGGTATTACGGCAAATTATATTCAAAGTTTTTTCGCACTGGTCAGTTTACTGATTTATGGATTTTCTGAGCTGACTAATTTGCTTAAAAAAGTAGAATTTGATACGCAATTAGATTACGATACTCTAGAATCGCGTTTTTTGGCATTTTCCATTCCCGTTATTCTTGGAATTGTTGTGGTTATCATTATTGTAGGAATTCTGATTAATACGGTTCGTACGTTGATTAAATTTTTCAACTTTAAAATCAGCGAAAATAATCAGAGTTTTTCTTTTGAATACGGATTGTTCAATACCCGAAATTCAATTGTTAACAAATCAAAAGTTCAGGTGATTACGGAAACACAGAACTGGATTCAGAAGAAAATGAAAATTTCCTTTGTGAAATTTCTTCAGATTGGAAAAAATGAAGAAGATGAAAAAAAAGTTGCGGCCGTTCCCGGAATTAACAATACAGAAAAAGCAAAACTGATTTCAACAATTTGGAAAGAAAATCCTGTTTTTGAAAATGAGTTAAAACCTAATTTCAGATTAATTATCGTCCATACTTTTCAATGGATTGTTTTGCCTTTGCTTCTGGTTTTATTTATTGAAAAAGAGTTATTCATAAATTATTGGTTTTTAGTGATTGTTTACATTGTTTTAGCCGAATTATTTATTCTGATTTCTTTCAGAAATTTAAAATTGTTTTACAGCGAAAGATTTATAAGATTAAAATCAGGAATTTGGGATGTCGATAACCGAACTTTTGAGGTGGAAAAGCTTCAAACTGTGAAAATTTCTCAGTATTTTTGGCAAAGAAAAACAAACTTAGGAAGTATTACTTTTTATACCTCTGCAGGACGCTTTAAAATGGTTGCTTTAAGTTTTACAAAGCTCAAAAAACTGTTGAATTACTGCATTTATAAAATAGAAACAAATTAATATTAGTAATTAGCAATAAGTGATCAGTAATTTTTAAAATTACCTATTGCCTATTACTCATGACTCATAAATTATGACTGATTGGATAAAAGCCGCAAGGCTGAGAACGTTACCGCTTTCGTTAAGCGGAATTATCATGGGTTCTTTCATTGCAAAATGGAGACTTAATGAAGATGGAGGGATTTGGGATTGGAAAATCTTTGCATTAGCACTTTTGGTGACTTTACTGTATCAGGTTTTATCAAATTATGCCAATGATTACGGTGACGGCGTAAAAGGAACTGATGCTAAAAGAATTGGTGAAGCAGAAGCCAGAGCGGTTGCATCGGGAAGAATAACTGCACAACAGATGAAAAATGCAGTGATTTTATTCTCTGTTTTATCTTTCGTAGCGACAATTGCCCTTCTATATTTGGCTTTTATTCCTGAGTTTATGAATGAATTTTATATTTTCATTGGATTGGGATTGGCGAGTATTTTGGCAGCAATCGGGTATACGGTAGGTAAAAAACCTTACGGATATATGGGATTGGGCGATGTTTTCGTATTTATATTCTTTGGTTTGGTTTCGGTTTGTGGAAGTTATTTTCTGTTTACAAAAACTTTTTCTTGGGATATTCTTTTACCGGGAACAGCAATCGGAATGATGAGTATGGCAGTTTTGAACCTGAACAATATGCGTGACATTGAAAGCGACAGGTTGTCAGGGAAAAACAGCCTTGCTTTGAGAATAGGTTTTAGAAATGCAATGATCTATGAAATGGTTTTATTGCAGCTTCCTTTGATTTTGATTCTTATATTTTTAGGAGTGAATAACTTCATTCAATTACAGAAATATTACGTGTTTATGGTAATGATTTTAGTGTTTCCGGTTGCGAAACTAAGAAGAAGCATCATGGCAGTAAAAGAACCAAAAGAACTCGATCCGTTTTTAAAACAGGTAGGAATTCTTACTTTGATGATGGCTGTTTTAACGGCTGTAGGTCTTAATTATTTTAGCTAAAACTTTCTGTTATGGAATCTAAAATATTTGTTCAGGCTCAGATGTTAATCAGAAAACCTATTCAAGAGGTTTTTGAAGCATTTATTAATCCAGAAATCACTACCAATTTTTGGTTTACAAAATCAACTGGCAAGCTGGAAGAAGGTAAAACAATTACGTGGGAATGGGAAATGTACGGTGCAAAATCTGAAGTAAAAGTTCTCCAGATTATTCCAAATAAATTGATAAAAACAGAGTGGGGATTGTTTTCCAACAATGTAGATTACGAGTTTAAGGAAATGGAAAAAGGAACTTTAGTTATTATTAAAAGCTACGGATATTCTGAAACTGGAGATGCACTTTTATCTGTAATTAATGACAATACAGGAGGTTTTACAACCGTTTTAGATGGCTGTAAAGCTTACTTAGAACACGGAATTAATTTGAGATTGATTGAAGATAAATTTCCACTGAAATAAACCACAAATTGCACTAATATTTTTCACTAATAGCACAAGTAAATTTTAGTGAGATTTGTGAAAAACATTTGTGTAATTAGTGTTTAAAAAAAATATTCAAAAATAAATTTAAAATGAAGATACAATACTTAGGACAAAACTGTTTTTTGTTCACGTACAAAGACAAAACAATTCTTTGTGACCCTTTTTACAACTATAAAAAAGCTGAATCTGAATTTGATATTTCAGCTCAGAAAATCGATTATATTTTAATCACTCACGCTCACGGAGATCATATCGCAGATGTAGGAGAAGTTTTGCAGCATTATCCTGAAGCTACTATTATCGGTCAGCCGGAAATCTGTGCTTACTTTAAAAATGCAAAAAATAAAGATGATGTGAATTTAGGAGGATCTGCGAAAATTGATGATCTTAAAATTTCTATGGTTCCGGCTCATCATACAAGTTCATTTCCTGATGGAAGCTACGGTGGTGTGCCTGTAGGATATATCTTCAGACTTCCTGAAGGTAAAAACGTGTATTTGGCTGGCGATACAGGAGTAATGGCAGATATGCAGTTGTTTCCGGCGTTGTACGGGGATTTAGATCTTTCAATTCTTCCGATTGGTGGTCATTATACAATGTGTGCGAGAAAAGCGGCTTTTGCAGCGTCAGAATTATTGAAAACTCCAAAAGTAATCGGATGTCATTTTGATACTTTCCCAGCAATTGAAATTAATCATGATAGTGCAACGAAGCATTTTGCTGATAAGAATGTTGAATTGGTTTTACCAAAACTCGGAGAAAGTTTCGATATATAACAAAAAAAAATTAAGAGATTAAGTAATTTAAATAAAATCATCTTAATCTCTTAACTTATAAAAATAAAAAATGGCAAGCTACCTAAATCACACCGCTCAACCAATTACCTTTGCTGCGTTCCCACCCTGGAGGATTCTCAGGAGCTGGTTGTTTAGGACTTGCCGTTGCAAAGATAGGAACTTATTTTAAAATTAAAAATATTATTACAGAAAAAATCTTTAAAAATCCCTTTATTAAGGCTAAAACGCTGAAATTTAGAGCAATATTTTTTAAGAAATTTTCTAAAAATTAGAATTATGACGAAAAGTCCACTTACCCTAGGAGTTTTATTGTATGCCGTTACAATGGCAATCTTTTTTGTAGTCTACACATTTTTTTCAGGTATCGAATATTTTGATACTACACTGAAAGTCAATGCTTTTGTTTTGCCAATTGTCTATGTTTTATTTGCTTTTTGGTCTGTAAAATCTCATTGGAATAACCATCAAATGGATTTTAAAGAAGCTTTTAAAAGAGCATTCGTTCCGATGTTTGTAGGCGGAATTTTATCTATCGTAAGTATCTTTTCTTTCTTAAATTTCATCGATACGGATGCGAAAAAACTATTAAATTATCAATATGTACATCGTCAGAAATCTGAATTGGACAAAGAATATCAGTCTGCAAAAAAGATTCTGAAGCACCAAAAAGACATTGATGAGCTGGAGCAAAAATATCAGGAAGGTCTTCAAAGGTTTGATCCTGCGACGATAAAAGATAAAGATATGCTTACGGCGAGTCATTT
Coding sequences within it:
- a CDS encoding metal-dependent hydrolase, with the translated sequence MKIQYLGQNCFLFTYKDKTILCDPFYNYKKAESEFDISAQKIDYILITHAHGDHIADVGEVLQHYPEATIIGQPEICAYFKNAKNKDDVNLGGSAKIDDLKISMVPAHHTSSFPDGSYGGVPVGYIFRLPEGKNVYLAGDTGVMADMQLFPALYGDLDLSILPIGGHYTMCARKAAFAASELLKTPKVIGCHFDTFPAIEINHDSATKHFADKNVELVLPKLGESFDI
- the menA gene encoding 1,4-dihydroxy-2-naphthoate octaprenyltransferase: MTDWIKAARLRTLPLSLSGIIMGSFIAKWRLNEDGGIWDWKIFALALLVTLLYQVLSNYANDYGDGVKGTDAKRIGEAEARAVASGRITAQQMKNAVILFSVLSFVATIALLYLAFIPEFMNEFYIFIGLGLASILAAIGYTVGKKPYGYMGLGDVFVFIFFGLVSVCGSYFLFTKTFSWDILLPGTAIGMMSMAVLNLNNMRDIESDRLSGKNSLALRIGFRNAMIYEMVLLQLPLILILIFLGVNNFIQLQKYYVFMVMILVFPVAKLRRSIMAVKEPKELDPFLKQVGILTLMMAVLTAVGLNYFS
- a CDS encoding PH domain-containing protein, translated to MEEKFNSFFQPQRQSKTGIVLLFLYNIGMVIKNLWVFVILFFVRKDKIEPWIIVLAIIAGLLILIVSAVLQYYHFKYYIDEENEEFVIHEGIINTSVTKIKKENIQEVNISQPFVHRFFNIYKLEIDTPGSSEKEVKISALTKQNAIDLKKYLLTETRLENSLKEDVEITENQEVEKLRSIEISTLSILKYGITANYIQSFFALVSLLIYGFSELTNLLKKVEFDTQLDYDTLESRFLAFSIPVILGIVVVIIIVGILINTVRTLIKFFNFKISENNQSFSFEYGLFNTRNSIVNKSKVQVITETQNWIQKKMKISFVKFLQIGKNEEDEKKVAAVPGINNTEKAKLISTIWKENPVFENELKPNFRLIIVHTFQWIVLPLLLVLFIEKELFINYWFLVIVYIVLAELFILISFRNLKLFYSERFIRLKSGIWDVDNRTFEVEKLQTVKISQYFWQRKTNLGSITFYTSAGRFKMVALSFTKLKKLLNYCIYKIETN
- a CDS encoding SRPBCC family protein; the protein is MESKIFVQAQMLIRKPIQEVFEAFINPEITTNFWFTKSTGKLEEGKTITWEWEMYGAKSEVKVLQIIPNKLIKTEWGLFSNNVDYEFKEMEKGTLVIIKSYGYSETGDALLSVINDNTGGFTTVLDGCKAYLEHGINLRLIEDKFPLK
- a CDS encoding DUF4199 domain-containing protein, with translation MTKSPLTLGVLLYAVTMAIFFVVYTFFSGIEYFDTTLKVNAFVLPIVYVLFAFWSVKSHWNNHQMDFKEAFKRAFVPMFVGGILSIVSIFSFLNFIDTDAKKLLNYQYVHRQKSELDKEYQSAKKILKHQKDIDELEQKYQEGLQRFDPATIKDKDMLTASHFSGYFAAILIFYVILSVFFGAFFRKKTNHQEVINQE